Within Lagopus muta isolate bLagMut1 chromosome 1, bLagMut1 primary, whole genome shotgun sequence, the genomic segment CATTACAGAGCAGCCACAAGGGGTACAATACTgcatctcccagcagcacaagtACAACCGTGCCGCTGCTCAAGAGGTCCACTTCTTTGAGACATTTAAGTGGTTCAAGTGGTCGCTCATATATCTATGCTCAGGGAACTTGGACGACTTCATGGCTTTAAAAGCCACCCATCTGGCCATTCTCACATCCTTGTTGTGATTGTACTCCTCCTGCCGTGTCAGGTACGGGCGGCTCAGCCAGTATTCGTTCTCTGCTTCAATTTCCAGCCTTCGGATCATGGCCTGCTTCATGGTAATGGTTACTGTTCTCGGCCGCCTGTATTTTCCAATCCACTGCTTTCCAGGGATCCTCTTCCCGAGTAGGGCCACTGTTAAAAACATTGCGCCTTAAAAG encodes:
- the MRPL57 gene encoding ribosomal protein 63, mitochondrial, which gives rise to MFLTVALLGKRIPGKQWIGKYRRPRTVTITMKQAMIRRLEIEAENEYWLSRPYLTRQEEYNHNKDVRMARWVAFKAMKSSKFPEHRYMSDHLNHLNVSKKWTS